In the genome of Chrysemys picta bellii isolate R12L10 chromosome 17, ASM1138683v2, whole genome shotgun sequence, one region contains:
- the ATF5 gene encoding cyclic AMP-dependent transcription factor ATF-5, translating to MSMLAVLSLDLEKTPLPASALSWRAEFLKIPGHYESMPGATDGHYAHGTEAMMLAGDGFSDWMTERVDFSSLLMESGDPSLPSPPLPDLEAMASLLKKELEQMEDYFLEESLSPGLGLDQVAPSTPPSHQPAFPFPFGEESGPAGSFPPFGSDNPTPLQTLDSGCLELLSLYGAGVPGECPGQGLLEECASSPAAKRSRPSPLEQPAAPCRPALPQQKGDRKQKKRDQNKTAALRYRQRKRAEYEALDDECQGLEARNRELKEKADSIEREIQYVKDLLIEVYKARSQRLRAS from the exons ATGTCAATGCTGGCAGTGCTGTCCCTGGACCTGGAGAAGACTCCGCTCCCAGCTAGTGCCCTCTCCTGGAGGGCCGAGTTCCTCAAGATCCCTGGCCACTATGAGTCCATGCCAGGGGCCACGGATGGGCACTATGCCCATGGCACAGAGGCAATGATGCTGGCAG GCGATGGCTTCTCAGACTGGATGACGGAGAGGGTGGACTTCTCCTCTCTCCTGATGGAGTCGGGGGACCCATCGCTGCCCTCACCCCCACTGCCCGACCTGGAGGCCATGGCCTCCCTCCTGAAGAAAGAGCTGGAGCAGATGGAGGACTACTTCCTGGAGGAGTCACTGTCCCCTGGGCTGGGCTTAGACCAGGTGGCCCCCAGCACACCACCTTCACACCAGCctgccttccccttccccttcggGGAGGAGAGCGGGCCAGCAGGATCCTTCCCACCCTTCGGCTCTGACAATCCCACACCACTGCAGACCCTTGACTCGGGCTGCctggagctcctcagcctgtATGGGGCAGGGGTACCTGGGGAGTGCCCTGGCCAGGGCCTGCTGGAGGAGTGTGCCAGTAGCCCAGCAGCCAAGCGCAGCAGGCCAAGCCCCTTGGAGCAGCCAGCAGCCCCCTGTAGGCCAGCCTTGCCCCAGCAAAAGGGGGACCGTAAGCAAAAGAAGCGGGACCAGAACAAAACAGCAGCACTGCGGTACCGGCAGCGGAAGCGGGCTGAGTACGAGGCACTGGATGATGAGTGCCAGGGCCTGGAGGCCAGGAACCGTGAGCTCAAGGAGAAGGCAGACTCCATTGAGCGAGAGATCCAGTATGTCAAGGACCTGCTCATTGAAGTCTACAAGGCCCGGAGCCAGAGGCTCCGGGCCAGCTAG